The Streptomyces sp. NBC_00236 DNA window ACCCGACGACGCCCCGGTCCGCATACCGCACCGCGAGCCGCGCCAGCGTCCTGGCGTCCAGCGGGTGCTTCATCCGGTTCGCGGCGATCACCACCCGGATCGGCAGCCCGGTGTCGAGCGAGGCGCTGTCCACCGCGTCGAGGATGATCTCGATCGCGGGGATGAGCCCGCCGAGCAGGGGTGCGTACGAGGTGGGGTCGACCTGGATCTCCAGCCAGCCGGAGCCGTCCGCCACGTCCTCCTGGGCGGCCTCGCGCACCAGCCGCTGGATGTCCTCGGGGGTCCGCAGGCAGGACCGGGCGATGTCGTAGAGCCGCTGGAAACGGAACCAGCCGCGCTCGTCCGTCGCCCGCAGGCTCGGGGGTTCGCCGCCGGTCAGCGCGTCGGGCAGCCGCACGCCGTACTTGTCGGCGAGTTCGAGCAGCGTCGTGGGCCGCATCGACCCGGTGAAATGCAAGTGCAGATGGGCCTTGGGCAATAGCCGTACGTCACGCTCCATTCAGGGATCTTGCCGCACGGAGGGGGTGTCGCGGTAGCCGGTTTCCCCATCGAGTTGCCCCTCGAACGGATGCGCGAACAAGAAAGCGACCCCCGGCCGGAGCCGAGGGTCGCCATCCAGGATCCCGGAGGTACTACGCCTTCGCCTCGCCCAGCAGCTTCTGGAGCCGCGAGACGCCCTCGACCAGGTCGTCGTCACCCAGCGCGTAGGAAAGACGCAGGTAGCCCGGGGTGCCGAAGGCCTCGCCCGGAACGACCGCGACCTCGGCCTCGTCCAGGATCAGCGCCGCCAGCTCCACCGACGTGGCCGGGCGCTTGCCGCGGATCTCCTTGCCGAGCAGCTCCTTCACCGACGGGTACGCGTAGAACGCGCCCTCGGGCTCGGGGCACAGGACGCCGTCGATCTCGTTGAGCATCCGCACGATGGTCTGCCGGCGCCGGTCGAAGGCGGTGCGCATCTCGGCGACCGCGTCCAGGTTCCCGGAGACGGCGGCCAGCGCGGCGATCTGGGCCACGTTGGAGACGTTGGACGTGGCGTGCGACTGCAGGTTCGTCGCCGCCTTCACCACGTCCTTGGGGCCGACGATCCAGCCCACGCGCCAGCCGGTCATCGCGTACGTCTTGGCGACACCGTTGACCACGATGCACTTGTCACGCAGCTCGGGCACGATCGCCGGCAGCGAGGTGAACTTCGCGTCGCCGTAGACGAGGTGCTCGTAGATCTCGTCGGTCAGCACCCACAGACCGTGCTCGACGGCCCACTTGCCGATCGCCTCGGCCTCCGCCTCGCTGTAGACCGCACCGGTCGGGTTCGACGGGGAGACGAACAGGACGACCTTCGTACGCTCCGTGCGCGCCGCCTCCAACTGCTCCACCGAGACCCGGTACCCGGTGGTCTCGTCGGCGACGACCTCCACCGGTACGCCGCCGGCGAGCCGGATCGACTCGGGGTAGGTGGTCCAGTACGGCGCCGGGACGATGACCTCGTCGCCCGGGTCGAGGATCGCGGCGAAGGCCTCGTAGATGGCCTGCTTGCCGCCGTTGGTCACCAGGATCTGGGAGGCGTCGACCTCGTATCCGGAGTCGCGCAGCGTCTTCTCGGCGATGGCGGCCTTGAGCTCGGGGAGCCCGCCCGCCGGGGTGTAGCGGTGGTACTTCGGGTTGCGGCAGGCCTCGACCGCGGCGTCGACGATGTAGCCGGGGGTCGGGAAGTCGGGCTCGCCCGCGCCGAAGCCGATCACCGGACGGCCGGCGGCCTTGAGGGCCTTGGCCTTGGCGTCGACGGCGAGGGTGGCGGACTCGGAGATGGCACCGATGCGGGCGGAGACCCGGCGCTCGGAGGGAGAAGTAGCAGCGCTCATGCCCCCCATGCTCGCAGACCGTATTCCCCGTCGGCACAGGGGTTTCAGGGACCGGACAGCAGGCGGACACCATGTGGACCGACGACCGGACAGCATCGGACAGGAACGGTCGGGAGCTATCTGTTCGACGCCGGGCCGCTGAGCACGTACACTCACCTGTCGTTGGCCTTCACCAGCCGCACCGTTCCTGCACCCGAGGCATTCGGGGACATGCGGTAGGTTGGTGGAAACCACAAAGGGTCGTAGCTCAATTGGTAGAGCACTGGTCTCCAAAACCAGCGGTTGGGGGTTCAAGTCCCTCCGGCCCTGCTACACACTCCTTCGCCAGGATGTGTGCGCATGTACGTACTTCAATGCACTGCCGTGCGGCTTCACCGGGCGCGGCACGGCCATGACCCGGAATCAGGTGAGAAGCGTGACGGACGCCGTGGGCTCCATCGACATGCCTGATGCCGAGGATGAAGTCCCCGAGTCGAAGAAGAAGACCCGGAAGGGCGGCAAGCGCGGCAAGAAGGGCCCTCTGGGCCGTCTCGCGCTCTTCTACCGCCAGATCGTCGCCGAGCTCCGCAAGGTTGTCTGGCCGACTCGCAACCAGCTGACGACATACACCTCCGTGGTGATTGTGTTCGTAGTCGTCATGATTGGTCTTGTTACCGTGATTGACTTCGGTTTCCAGCGGGTCATCAAGTACGTCTTCGGCTGATCCCGCGGAGGGCGCCTCATGAGGGCGCCCCTTTCGCATGTTCCACCCATTTGTATCCAGGAAGAAGCAGCCACCGTGTCTGACCCGAACCTGAACGACGCCGTCGAGCCGACGGCGGGCGCCTTCGAGTCCGCCGAGGACGAGCTCGACATCGTCGAGGCGGCGGACGCTGTGGAGCCGGACCAGGCTGAAGCTGCCGACGCCGCCGCGGGCGAGCCCGCCGAGCAGGCCGCCGTGCACACCGAGGACGCCGCCGAAGCCGACGACGAGGCCCCCGAGGCCGAAGCCGGTGACGACGAGGACGAGAGCCCCGAGGCCGAGGAAGCCGCCGACGAGGAAGAGGCCGAGCCGGCCGAGCCCGTCGACGCCGTCACCGCCCTGCGCGAGGAGCTCCGCACCCTCCCGGGCGAGTGGTACGTCATTCACACGTACGCCGGTTACGAGAAGCGTGTGAAGGCCAACCTGGAGCAGCGCGCCGTCTCGCTGAACGTGGAGGAGTTCGTCTATCAGGCCGAGGTGCCTGAGGAGGAAATCGTCCAGATCAAGAACGGCGAGCGCAAGAACGTCCGGCAGAACAAGCTCCCGGGTTACGTCCTGGTGCGCATGGACCTGACGAACGAGTCCTGGGGCGTCGTCCGCAACACGCCCGGCGTCACCGGCTTCGTGGGCAACGCCTACGACCCGTACCCGCTGACCCTGGACGAGATCGTCAAGATGCTCGCCCCGGAGGCCGAGGAGAAGGCGGCCCGCGAGGCCGCCGAGGCCGAGGGCAAGCCTGCTCCGTCCCGCAAGGTCGAGGTCCAGGTGCTGGACTTCGAGGTGGGCGACTCGGTCACCGTCACCGACGGCCCCTTCGCGACTCTGCAGGCGACGATCAACGAGATCAACGCCGACTCCAAGAAGGTCAAGGGTCTCGTGGAGATCTTCGGCCGGGAGACTCCGGTCGAGCTCAGCTTCGACCAGATCCAGAAGAACTAGCGGTTATTCGCCAGCTTCTGGACACATGCCTACCGAGCAGGTCAGACCGGCTGTCACAGCAGGTCTGACCTGCTCGGTTTTTGGTCGCGCAGCTATACCCGTTATCGTTGTGCGGTATGCCTGCATCCGGATGACCGGATGACGGCGAAAACTCTCACTAGGACCCGGAGAGAGCACATGCCTCCCAAGAAGAAGAAGATCACGGGGCTTATCAAGCTCCAGATCAACGCCGGTGCGGCCAACCCGGCCCCGCCGGTCGGCCCCGCACTGGGCCAGCACGGCGTCAACATCATGGAGTTCTGCAAGGCCTACAACGCCGCGACCGAGTCGCAGCGTGGCATGGTCGTGCCGGTGGAGATCACGGTCTACGAGGACCGCTCCTTCACCTTCATCACCAAGACTCCGCCGGCTGCCAAGCTGATCCTCAAGGCCGCGGGTGTGGACAAGGGCTCCGGCGAGCCGCACAAGACCAAGGTTGCCAAGCTGACGGCCGCCCAGGTCCGCGAGATCGCCACGACGAAGCTTCCCGACCTGAACGCCAATGACCTCGACGCCGCGTCGAAGATCATTGCCGGCACCGCCCGTTCCATGGGCATCACGGTCGAAGGCTGATTCAGCCCCACCCCCCAGTGGTAGGACCAAGCGCCGGTCCGCACCACGACTCCACATTCTGAAACCACAGGAGTAGAAGTGAAGCGCAGCAAGAACCTCCGCGCTGCGGACGCCAAGATCGACCGGGCGCGTAACTACGCCCCGCTCGAGGCCGTCCGTATCGCCAAGGACACCGCCTCCACGAAGTTCGACAGCACCGTCGAGGTCGCGTTTGCTCTGGGTGTTGACCCGCGCAAGGCCGACCAGATGGTCCGTGGCACCGTGAACCTCCCGCACGGCACCGGCAAGACCGCCCGGGTCCTGGTCTTCGCGACCGGTGACCGTGCTGCGGCCGCGGAAGCCGCGGGCGCCGACATCGTCGGCGCCGACGAGCTCATCGACGAGGTGGCGAAGGGCCGTCTGGACTTCGACGCCGTCGTCGCGACCCCGGACCTCATGGGCAAGGTCGGCCGCCTCGGCCGCGTGCTCGGTCCGCGTGGTCTGATGCCGAACCCGAAGACCGGCACCGTCACCCCGGACGTCGTGAAGGCTGTCAACGACATCAAGGGCGGCAAGATCGAGTTCCGCGTCGACAAGCACTCGAACCTGCACTTCATCATCGGCAAGACCTCGTTCGACGAGACCAAGCTGGTGGAGAACTACGCAGCGGCGCTGGACGAGATCCTCCGTCTGAAGCCGTCCGCCGCCAAGGGCCGCTACATCAAGAAGGCCACGCTGGCCACCACGATGGGCCCCGGCATCCCGCTGGACGCCAACCGCACCCGTAACCTCCTCGTCGAGGAGGACCCGGCCGCCGTCTGAGCCACCGCGCTCGTACGACCGCCGTGTCACGTGTGACATTGACGGGCCCCGCAACCTTTCGAGGTGCGGGGCCCGTCCTCGTATGTACGTACCAGTGGCTGTCGGTGCCGTGCGTTAGCGTGCGGAGCACAGAGAGCCGAACGAGGGGTGGAAGCGGACATGAGGACCAGTACCGTACGGCGCGTTGGCCTGGCCGTGGCTGTGGCGGCGGCGCTGACGTCGGTCGGGGCCTGTGGCGGATCGGACGACGGCTCCACGAGCAAGGCCAAGGGCAAGGACGGAAGCAGCGGCAGCGGCGTGGTGAAGACCGACGCGATCGCCGCGCTGCTCGACGTGCAGAAGAAGACCGGCGCGGCCAGCTCGGCGAAGGTCGAGGGCACCATGACGGTTGGCAGCGCCGTGTCCATGAAGCAGTCCGGGGCGCTCGACTGGAGCGACGGCGTCAGCGGCAGCATGGAGATCACGTACACCGGCGGCGCCATGGCCGACACCATGAAGAAGGCCGGCGGCAACGGCACGATGCAGGCCCGCTACTTCAAGGACGGCTACGCGGCGGACATGGGCGAGGTCATGGCCCGGCAGACCGGTGGCAAGCGCTGGATCAGCTACTCCTACGAGGACCTCGCCGAGCTCGGGGGCGCCTCCGGGGCGGCGATGAAGGACCAGATGCAGAACAGCACTCCCGACCAGGGACTGAAGTCGCTGCTGGCCTCCGGCGATGTGAAGGAGGTCGGCAAGGAGCAGGTCCGTGGTGTCGACACCACGCACTACTCCGGCACGGTCGACGTCGCCGATCTGACCGCCAAGACGTCGAAGCTGGACGCCGATCAGCTGACCGCTCTCAAGAAGCAGCTCAACGACGCCGGGATCACCACGGAGAAGATCGACATCTGGGTCGACGAGAACGACCTGCTGGTGAAGAAGAGCGAGCGCGGGCAGATGAAGACCGGCGAGCTCAACACCACCATGTTCTACAGCGACTACGGGACCAAGGTCTCGGTCGAGCGGCCGCCGGCCGGCGAGACCATCGGGTTCAAGGAGCTGCTCCAGCAGCAGCAGGGTGCGACCGCGGGAGCGTCCTAAACCTTCCGGACCACCCGAACCGGGACGGATTTGCCCGGCGCGACCCCTGTCGCGTACTCTTCTGCAGAAGCCAAAGACCGCTGGTCGTTGCTGAAATCCGCAAGGGTGACGGCAACCGAAGGATCCGTTGAATGCGGACGACCTGCGCAGGTGACTGTGGAAAAGCTCCCGTACTTTGTTCGGTCGAGCTTCGCCCTGGCGCCTGCGCCGGGGCGTTTCGTCTTTTCCGGGCCCTTTTGAGCGGTCCTCATCACCCGGAAGGAGGCCACGCTCATGGCAAGGCCCGACAAGGCTGCAGCGGTAGCCGAGCTCGCGGACCAGTTCCGCAGCTCGAACGCCGCCGTGCTGACCGAGTACCGGGGCCTCACCGTGGCACAGCTCAAGCAGCTGCGCCGTTCGCTCGGTGAGAACGCCCAGTACGCCGTGGTGAAGAACACGCTGACCAAGATCGCGGCCAACGAGGCCGGGATCGACACGCTGGACGACCTGTTCGCAGGTCCGACGGCGGTTGCCTTCGTCACCGGTGACCCGGTGGAGTCGGCGAAGGGTCTTCGTGACTTCGCCAAGGACAACCCCAACCTCATCATCAAGGGCGGTGTCCTTGACGGTAAGGCGCTGTCCGCCGATGAGATCAAGAAGCTCGCGGACCTCGAGTCCCGCGAGGTTCTGCTCGCCAAGCTGGCCGGCGCCATGAAGGGCAAGCAGACTCAGGCTGCGCAGCTCTTCCAGGCTCTGCCGTCGAAGTTCGTCCGCACCGCGGAAGCTCTTCGTGCCAAGCGGGAAGAGCAGGGCGGTGCCGGTACTCCGGCTCCCGCCGAGGCCGCCGAGTAATTTCGCTCAGCGGTCCAGCGGGCTCCACGTACGCCCGCCGACATATACATCCGGCACCTGCCGAATAGTGGAAGGACGCCATCATGGCGAAGCTCAGCCAGGAAGACCTGCTCGCTCAGTTCGAGGAGCTCACCCTCATCGAGCTCTCCGAGTTCGTTAAGGCCTTCGAGGAGAAGTTCGACGTCACCGCCGCCGCGGCCGTCGCCGTCGCCGGTCCCGCCGCCGCTGCCCCGGCCGAGGCCGCTGCCGAGCAGGACGAGTTCGACGTCATCCTCACCGCCGCCGGTGACAAGAAGATCCAGGTCATCAAGGTCGTGCGTGAGCTGACCTCCCTCGGCCTGAAGGAGGCCAAGGACCTCGTCGACGGCGCCCCGAAGCCCGTCGTCGAGAAGGTCGCCAAGGAGGCCGCCGAGAAGGCTGCCGAGTCCCTCAAGGCCGCCGGCGCCTCCGTCGAGGTCAAGTGACCCAGCGAGTCTTCTGACTCCTCTGGACCCCCGTGCCGCGAGGCGTGGGCGTCACTTCGCGAAAGGCGATCACCCGTATGGGTGGTCGCCTTTCGGCGTACCCGCGATGGGTGCCTTGCTCTTCGCGCGGTGACGAGTATGGTGATCTTCGCCGTGCGCCTCTCGTGAGGGGCACGGGTGGCGCCGACAGGCGGCGGGACGCGGGTCTCGGGGCCCGTACCGGCTGGGGGGCCTTGACGAACCGCACGAGGCGCGCAATTCTCAAGGCGCGTCGTCACATCGATCCGAATCCGAGGCATGGATCGATGGCGAACAGGGCAGTAAAGAAGAGCGCACCCCGCGCAGGGCTAGACATAGGTGTTGAGAACAGCTGTTGAGAGCAACGTGGGTCTCTGAGAACCCCGACTGGACATCAGTGTGCCGCTTGGCTACACTGACCCTTTGCGCTGCCTGTTAGCTGCCTCCTGCCCGTCACCAGGGGCATACCCATCTTGTGCACCGTGGACCGTTCATCCCTCACCTGGGATATCTGTCCACCTGTCCAGTTTGGGACCGGTACGCGCGTAGTGAGTCCGAGCCCTCGGAAGGACCCCCTCTTGGCCGCCTCGCGCAACGCCTCGACCGCGAATACGAACAACGGTGCCAGCACCGCCCCGCTGCGCATCTCTTTTGCAAAGATCAAGGAGCCCCTCGAGGTTCCGAACCTCCTCGCGCTGCAGACCGAGAGCTTTGACTGGCTCCTCGGTAATGCCGCCTGGAAGGCTCGCGTCGAGGCTGCTCTGGACAGTGGACAAGACGTCCCCACCAAGTCCGGCCTGGAGGAGATCTTCGAGGAGATCTCACCGATCGAGGACTTCTCCGGGTCGATGTCGCTTACGTTCCGCGACCACCGCTTCGAGCCCCCCAAGAACTCGATCGACGAGTGCAAGGAGCGCGACTTCACGTTCGCCGCCCCGCTCTTCGTCACGGCCGAGTTCACCAACAACGAGACCGGCGAGATCAAGTCCCAGACGGTCTTCATGGGCGATTTCCCGCTCATGACCAACAAGGGCACCTTCGTCATCAACGGCACCGAGCGTGTCGTCGTGTCGCAGCTGGTCCGCTCGCCGGGTGTCTACTTCGACTCCTCGATCGACAAGACGTCCGACAAGGACATCTTCTCCGCCAAGATCATCCCCTCCCGGGGTGCCTGGCTGGAGATGGAGATCGACAAGCGCGACATGGTCGGTGTCCGCATCGACCGCAAGCGCAAGCAGTCCGTCACCGTCCTCCTGAAGGCTCTCGGCTGGACCACCGAGCAGATCCTCGAGGAGTTCGGCGAGTACGAGTCCATGCGCGCCACCCTGGAGAAGGACCACACCCAGGGCCAGGACGACGCGCTGCTCGACATCTACCGCAAGCTGCGTCCGGGCGAGCCGCCGACGCGCGAGGCTGCTCAGACGCTGCTCGAGAACCTCTACTTCAACCCGAAGCGCTACGACCTCGCGAAGGTCGGCCGCTACAAGGTGAACAAGAAGCTCGGCGCGGACGAGCCGCTCGACGCCGGTGTCCTCACCAGCGACGACATCATCGCGACCATCAAGTACCTGGTGAAGCTGCACGCCGGGGAGACCGAGACGACCGGCGAGTCCGGCCGGGAGATCGTCGTCGAGACCGACGACATCGACCACTTCGGCAACCGTCGTCTGCGCAACGTCGGCGAGCTCATCCAGAACCAGGTCCGTACGGGTCTGGCCCGGATGGAGCGCGTCGTGCGTGAGCGCATGACGACTCAGGACGTCGAGGCCATCACGCCGCAGACCCTGATCAACATCCGGCCGGTCGTCGCCTCCATCAAGGAGTTCTTCGGCACCAGCCAGCTGTCGCAGTTCATGGACCAGAACAACCCGCTGTCGGGTCTCACCCACAAGCGCCGCCTGTCGGCTCTTGGCCCGGGTGGTCTGTCCCGTGAGCGGGCCGGCTTCGAGGTCCGTGACGTGCACCCGTCCCACTACGGACGCATGTGCCCGATCGAGACCCCTGAAGGCCCGAACATCGGTCTGATCGGTTCGCTCGCCTCGTACGGCCGCGTCAACGCGTTCGGCTTCATCGAGACGCCGTACCGCAAGGTCGTCGACGGCCAGGTCACCGACGAGGTCGACTACGTCACGGCCGACGAGGAAGACCGTTACGTCATCGCCCAGGCGAACGCGACGCTCTCCGACGAGCTGCGCTTCACCGAGCCCCGCGTCCTGGTCCGCCGTCGTGGCGGAGAGGTCGACTACGTGCCCGGCACCGAAGTCGACTACATGGACGTCTCGCCGCGCCAGATGGTGTCCGTCGCCACCGCGATGATCCCGTTCCTGGAGCACGACGACGCCAACCGTGCCCTCATGGGCGCGAACATGATGCGCCAGGCGGTGCCGCTCATCAAGTCGGAGGCCCCGCTCGTGGGCACCGGCATGGAGTACCGCTGCGCCACCGACGCCGGTGACGTACTGAAGGCCGAGAAGGACGGTGTGGTCCAGGAGGTCTCCGCGGACTACATCACCGTGACCAACGACGACGGCACGTACACCACGTACCGGATCGCGAAGTTCATGCGCTCCAACCAGGGCACCTCGGTCAACCAGAAGGTCGTCGTCTCCGAAGGCGACCGGGTTGTCGCCGAGCAGGTACTCGCCGACGGTCCGGCCACCGAGAACGGTGAGATGGCCCTCGGTAAGAACCTGCTCGTGGCGTTCATGCCGTGGGAGGGTCACAACTACGAGGACGCGATCATCCTGTCGCAGCGCCTCGTGCAGGACGACGTCCTCTCCTCGATCCACATCGAGGAGCACGAGGTCGACGCCCGTGACACCAAGCTCGGTCCGGAGGAGATCACCCGGGACATCCCGAACGTCTCCGAAGAGGTCCTCGCGGACCTCGACGAGCGCGGCATCATCCGCATCGGTGCCGAGGTCACGGCCGGTGACATCCTCGTCGGCAAGGTCACGCCCAAGGGCGAGACCGAGCTGACCCCCGAGGAGCGCCTGCTCCGCGCGATCTTCGGTGAGAAGGCGCGCGAAGTGCGCGACACCTCGCTGAAGGTGCCGCACGGCGAGATCGGCAAGATCATCGGTGTCCGCGTCTTCGACCGCGAAGAGGGCGACGAGCTGCCGCCGGGCGTGAACCAGCTGGTCCGCGTCTACGTCGCGCAGAAGCGCAAGATCACCGATGGTGACAAGCTCGCCGGCCGTCACGGCAACAAGGGCGTCATCTCGAAGATCCTCCCGATCGAGGACATGCCGTTCCTGGAGGACGGCACCCCGGTCGACATCATCCTCAACCCGCTGGGTGTCCCGTCCCGAATGAACCCGGGACAGGTCCTGGAGATCCACCTCGGCTGGCTCGCCAGCCGCGGCTGGGACGTCTCCGGCCTCGGTGACGAGTGGGCCAAGCGCCTGCAGCTCATCGGCGCCGACCAGGTCGCGCCCGGCACCAACGTCGCCACGCCCGTCTTCGACGGTGCGCGCGAGGACGAGATCACCGGCCTCTTCCAGGCCACGATCCCGAACCGCGACGGCGACCGGCTGGTCCAGCCCTCGGGCAAGGCCAACCTGTTCGACGGCCGCTCCGGCGAGCCGTTCCCGGAGCCGGTCTCGGTCGGCTACATGTACATCCTCAAGCTCCACCACCTCGTCGACGACAAGCTGCACGCTCGTTCGACGGGTCCGTACTCCATGATCACCCAGCAGCCGCTGGGTGGTAAGGCTCAGTTCGGTGGACAGCGCTTCGGTGAAATGGAGGTGTGGGCCCTTGAAGCTTATGGCGCCGCTTACGCCCTCCAGGAGCTGCTGACGATCAAGTCCGACGACGTGACCGGCCGCGTGAAGGTCTACGAGGCCATCGTCAAGGGCGAGAACATCCCCGAGCCCGGCATTCCCGAGTCCTTCAAGGTGCTCATCAAGGAAATGCAGTCGCTCTGCCTCAACGTGGAGGTGCTGTCCTCGGACGGCATGTCCATCGAGATGCGCGACACGGACGAGGACGTCTTCCGCGCGGCGGAGGAGCTCGGTATCGACCTGTCCCGGCGCGAGCCGAGCAGCGTCGAAGAGGTCTGACGGGTTGGCCGGCCGGATCCCAGTGATCCGGCCGGCTCTCCCCGGACCCGTTCAGACCATTGCTGAAGTGCCCCGATTTCTCGCTCAGGCGAGGGGGCTCGAACCCCCGAAAGAGGGATTGACGACAAGTGCTCGACGTCAACTTCTTCGACGAGCTGCGGATCGGCCTTGCCACCGCGGACGACATCCGGACCTGGTCCCACGGCGAAGTGAAGAAGCCGGAGACCATCAACTACCGCACGCTCAAGCCCGAAAAGGACGGACTCTTCTGCGAGAAGATCTTCGGTCCGACCCGGGACTGGGAGTGCTACTGCGGCAAGTACAAGCGTGTCCGCTTCAAGGGCATCATCTGTGAGCGCTGTGGCGTCGAGGTCACTCGCGCCAAGGTGCGCCGTGAGCGCATGGGCCACATCGAGCTTGCCGCTCCCGTCACCCACATCTGGTACTTCAAGGGCGTCCCGTCGCGCCTGGGCTACCTGCTGGACCTCGCGCCGAAGGACCTCGAGAAGGTCATCTACTTCGCCGCGTACATGATCACGTTCGTCGACGAGGAGCGCCGCACCCGCGACCTCCCGTCGCTGGAGGCTCACGTCTCCGTCGAGCGCCAGCAGGTCGAGAACCGTCGCGACTCGGACCTCGAGAACCGCGCCAAGAAGCTCGAGACCGACCTCGGCGAGCTCGAGGCCGAGGGCGCCAAGGCCGACGTGCGCCGCAAGGTGCGCGAAGGTGCCGAGCGTGAGATGAAGCAGCTGCGCGACCGTGCGCAGCGCGAGATCGACCGTCTCGACGAGGTGTGGAGCCGCTTCAAGAACC harbors:
- a CDS encoding pyridoxal phosphate-dependent aminotransferase is translated as MSAATSPSERRVSARIGAISESATLAVDAKAKALKAAGRPVIGFGAGEPDFPTPGYIVDAAVEACRNPKYHRYTPAGGLPELKAAIAEKTLRDSGYEVDASQILVTNGGKQAIYEAFAAILDPGDEVIVPAPYWTTYPESIRLAGGVPVEVVADETTGYRVSVEQLEAARTERTKVVLFVSPSNPTGAVYSEAEAEAIGKWAVEHGLWVLTDEIYEHLVYGDAKFTSLPAIVPELRDKCIVVNGVAKTYAMTGWRVGWIVGPKDVVKAATNLQSHATSNVSNVAQIAALAAVSGNLDAVAEMRTAFDRRRQTIVRMLNEIDGVLCPEPEGAFYAYPSVKELLGKEIRGKRPATSVELAALILDEAEVAVVPGEAFGTPGYLRLSYALGDDDLVEGVSRLQKLLGEAKA
- the secE gene encoding preprotein translocase subunit SecE, which produces MTDAVGSIDMPDAEDEVPESKKKTRKGGKRGKKGPLGRLALFYRQIVAELRKVVWPTRNQLTTYTSVVIVFVVVMIGLVTVIDFGFQRVIKYVFG
- the nusG gene encoding transcription termination/antitermination protein NusG codes for the protein MSDPNLNDAVEPTAGAFESAEDELDIVEAADAVEPDQAEAADAAAGEPAEQAAVHTEDAAEADDEAPEAEAGDDEDESPEAEEAADEEEAEPAEPVDAVTALREELRTLPGEWYVIHTYAGYEKRVKANLEQRAVSLNVEEFVYQAEVPEEEIVQIKNGERKNVRQNKLPGYVLVRMDLTNESWGVVRNTPGVTGFVGNAYDPYPLTLDEIVKMLAPEAEEKAAREAAEAEGKPAPSRKVEVQVLDFEVGDSVTVTDGPFATLQATINEINADSKKVKGLVEIFGRETPVELSFDQIQKN
- the rplK gene encoding 50S ribosomal protein L11 — translated: MPPKKKKITGLIKLQINAGAANPAPPVGPALGQHGVNIMEFCKAYNAATESQRGMVVPVEITVYEDRSFTFITKTPPAAKLILKAAGVDKGSGEPHKTKVAKLTAAQVREIATTKLPDLNANDLDAASKIIAGTARSMGITVEG
- the rplA gene encoding 50S ribosomal protein L1; translated protein: MKRSKNLRAADAKIDRARNYAPLEAVRIAKDTASTKFDSTVEVAFALGVDPRKADQMVRGTVNLPHGTGKTARVLVFATGDRAAAAEAAGADIVGADELIDEVAKGRLDFDAVVATPDLMGKVGRLGRVLGPRGLMPNPKTGTVTPDVVKAVNDIKGGKIEFRVDKHSNLHFIIGKTSFDETKLVENYAAALDEILRLKPSAAKGRYIKKATLATTMGPGIPLDANRTRNLLVEEDPAAV
- a CDS encoding LppX_LprAFG lipoprotein is translated as MRTSTVRRVGLAVAVAAALTSVGACGGSDDGSTSKAKGKDGSSGSGVVKTDAIAALLDVQKKTGAASSAKVEGTMTVGSAVSMKQSGALDWSDGVSGSMEITYTGGAMADTMKKAGGNGTMQARYFKDGYAADMGEVMARQTGGKRWISYSYEDLAELGGASGAAMKDQMQNSTPDQGLKSLLASGDVKEVGKEQVRGVDTTHYSGTVDVADLTAKTSKLDADQLTALKKQLNDAGITTEKIDIWVDENDLLVKKSERGQMKTGELNTTMFYSDYGTKVSVERPPAGETIGFKELLQQQQGATAGAS
- the rplJ gene encoding 50S ribosomal protein L10; this translates as MARPDKAAAVAELADQFRSSNAAVLTEYRGLTVAQLKQLRRSLGENAQYAVVKNTLTKIAANEAGIDTLDDLFAGPTAVAFVTGDPVESAKGLRDFAKDNPNLIIKGGVLDGKALSADEIKKLADLESREVLLAKLAGAMKGKQTQAAQLFQALPSKFVRTAEALRAKREEQGGAGTPAPAEAAE
- the rplL gene encoding 50S ribosomal protein L7/L12 is translated as MAKLSQEDLLAQFEELTLIELSEFVKAFEEKFDVTAAAAVAVAGPAAAAPAEAAAEQDEFDVILTAAGDKKIQVIKVVRELTSLGLKEAKDLVDGAPKPVVEKVAKEAAEKAAESLKAAGASVEVK
- the rpoB gene encoding DNA-directed RNA polymerase subunit beta, yielding MAASRNASTANTNNGASTAPLRISFAKIKEPLEVPNLLALQTESFDWLLGNAAWKARVEAALDSGQDVPTKSGLEEIFEEISPIEDFSGSMSLTFRDHRFEPPKNSIDECKERDFTFAAPLFVTAEFTNNETGEIKSQTVFMGDFPLMTNKGTFVINGTERVVVSQLVRSPGVYFDSSIDKTSDKDIFSAKIIPSRGAWLEMEIDKRDMVGVRIDRKRKQSVTVLLKALGWTTEQILEEFGEYESMRATLEKDHTQGQDDALLDIYRKLRPGEPPTREAAQTLLENLYFNPKRYDLAKVGRYKVNKKLGADEPLDAGVLTSDDIIATIKYLVKLHAGETETTGESGREIVVETDDIDHFGNRRLRNVGELIQNQVRTGLARMERVVRERMTTQDVEAITPQTLINIRPVVASIKEFFGTSQLSQFMDQNNPLSGLTHKRRLSALGPGGLSRERAGFEVRDVHPSHYGRMCPIETPEGPNIGLIGSLASYGRVNAFGFIETPYRKVVDGQVTDEVDYVTADEEDRYVIAQANATLSDELRFTEPRVLVRRRGGEVDYVPGTEVDYMDVSPRQMVSVATAMIPFLEHDDANRALMGANMMRQAVPLIKSEAPLVGTGMEYRCATDAGDVLKAEKDGVVQEVSADYITVTNDDGTYTTYRIAKFMRSNQGTSVNQKVVVSEGDRVVAEQVLADGPATENGEMALGKNLLVAFMPWEGHNYEDAIILSQRLVQDDVLSSIHIEEHEVDARDTKLGPEEITRDIPNVSEEVLADLDERGIIRIGAEVTAGDILVGKVTPKGETELTPEERLLRAIFGEKAREVRDTSLKVPHGEIGKIIGVRVFDREEGDELPPGVNQLVRVYVAQKRKITDGDKLAGRHGNKGVISKILPIEDMPFLEDGTPVDIILNPLGVPSRMNPGQVLEIHLGWLASRGWDVSGLGDEWAKRLQLIGADQVAPGTNVATPVFDGAREDEITGLFQATIPNRDGDRLVQPSGKANLFDGRSGEPFPEPVSVGYMYILKLHHLVDDKLHARSTGPYSMITQQPLGGKAQFGGQRFGEMEVWALEAYGAAYALQELLTIKSDDVTGRVKVYEAIVKGENIPEPGIPESFKVLIKEMQSLCLNVEVLSSDGMSIEMRDTDEDVFRAAEELGIDLSRREPSSVEEV